In Miscanthus floridulus cultivar M001 chromosome 19, ASM1932011v1, whole genome shotgun sequence, the DNA window CCGGTGCGTGGTCGAAGGCTGTTCTGATGACCGGGCTGAGCTCGTGGTACTACGAGAACATCCGGTGGAAGTACTGGCAGTCGGCGACGGCCACCGGCGAGGTCGTGAGCGTGTACCAGCCGAGCCACGAGGAGCACCAGCTCTCCGGCTACACGACGCACGACATGAAGGCGGTGGCGGAGATGTACCTCCTAGGCATGACCGACAAGATCGTCACCAGCGGCTGGTCGACGTTCGGCTACGTCGGCCACGGTCTCGGCGGGCTCACGCCATGGATCATGTTCAGGCCCGAAAACCACACCACGCCTTACCCGCCGTGCCGGCGGGCCAAGTCGATGGAGCCGTGCATGCACGGGCCGCCCTTCTACGACTGCAGGGCGAAGCACGGCGCTGATACGGGAAAGCTGGTGCCGCATGTCCAGCACTGTGAAGACATGAGCTGGGGGCTCAAACTAGTTCACCCCGAGTGAGACAGCAATAATGAAAAGGATATTTTTTATGACTCCAATTCGTGTGCTATTTCTGCGGATTTGTTCATTTCCACTAATGTACAGATAGATAGCACCATTGCGCAGAAGCAAGCATCTATGCAGGAGCAAAATCAATCGAACAGCTTGAGGCCGCCGCCGGCGTCCACATCTTCGCAGTGTCGCATGAAGGGCAGATGCGCCACCGGGTCAAGATCCTGTGCCGCCCGGCagacgagcgacggcggcgagtgCAGGCATGGCTCCACCGACGCTGGCCTCACGCAAGCCACGGCGGCCCTCTTCGTAGTCCGGTCCGGCAGCATCAGCAGCCAAGGTCGCTGCCCAGCCAGCGAGTGCGCGACGTAGCCGAACGTCGAGAACCCCGTGGTCACCAACCTGTCGGAGTAGCTGAGCAGGAAGATCTCGGCCAGGGCGCGCTCGTTGTGCGCCCGCGCCTCCGAGTGCTGGTCCTGGTCGTGGCTCGGCTGGTACACCGTGACAACCTCGCCGGTCGCCGTCGCGTTGGTGTAGTACACGCTGTGCAGCTTGTCGTAGTACTCCGGCTTCAGGGAGACCACCAGCACGGCCTTCACCTTGGCCGCCGTGGCTTTGGACGGCCGGGCACCCGGCTCGCTGGTGTCGGTCACTTGTGGCAGGAGGTCGTGCTCCCGCGTGCATCGGATGATCTGCTCGTACATGATCTCAAACGTGAGCGGAAGGAACGGCGCGAGGCGGACCTGTATGCCGAGACGCTCGTCGGCGCCGGCGAGGTACCCGTCGTAGAACCTCTCCACAATCCCCCACGCTCGGTTCCCCGGGTGGAGGAGATACCTGCCGAGGTGGTGGAACACGGACGCCTTCGCCGGGAACATCAGGTCCAGCTCGGCCCGGTACATGGGCATGAGGAACAACGCCACGGCGAAGTAGCTGTCTGACCGGAGCACCATCCAGTTGAACCTGTCGAGCACGCGGTGGTCCTCCTCGCAGAACGTGTGATTCTGGAGCCGGAGCTGTGTCTGCTCCAGGTGGAAGTAGACGTAGGGCGGCAGCGCGCTagcgtcgccgccgccaccgccgtcgtaGCGGACGACGTTGTTCTCAAGCATGCGCAGGTAGCTGTCATTTGAGCCGACCCAAAAGCCGTCCTTGTAGGGGAAGTCCGGCGGCAGGATCCACGAGGTCCCCGGGAACGGCTCGCAGAAGAGCCCCTCCATCTCGGGGGGTTCGTGAACGAGGAGGACGCGGCCGGTGAGCAGCGCGTAGAGGAAGGTCGAGACGACGCTGAGCATCCGGTTGCCCAGGCCCTGGATGGGGATCCACACCACGTACCTGCATTCGGCGCGGTCGCCGTTGCGGCCGGACGTGAGCTGCGCCATGGCCTCGCGGTAGTTCGCGGTGCCCGGTCCGCACCGCCGATGGTTCGACTCGTACTGCCTCAGCTTCTGGACGAGGTAAGGGGAGACCGGGAACGGCGGCGGCGTCTTCCATCGCTTGGACGCCTCGTACCGGCTGAGGCACGTCGCTGCGTCGAAGTCTGGCGAGAGAAGCCCACCGAGGAGCAGGTCGTGGTGAGCGTTCACTGGGGACGAGGACGCATTGCCGGAGCCTGCGATGCAAACGAATGGAAGAGTGAGAGCCGGGCCATTACCATGCATCAGATGCGTGTAGGCAAGAGATCGAAAGGAGCAAGTACTCTGCACCCCCGTGCGCTGCCAAACCAGGGAGTCGCCGGCGATGGAGGCGACAGCTCGGTCGCCGAAGAGGAAGAACAGGATCAGCAGTGGCAACGAGAGCAAGAAGACGGCAGTGACAGTGCCCAGACCGGTTGGCCGGCGTTTCTCTGTCTCCGGCAGATCTCGCTCTCCTTTGGTCGCCTTGGCGGAATCCATATGGCACGCCAACGCTAGCTACCCCCGCGGAAGTCCAGTGCAGGTTTCTTTTGTTTTGGACACCGGCCAGTTATCGAGAGGTCAACCATGGTAAGGAATTACTTTCTTAGCTGTGAGATCCTTGCATATAGATTATAGAAATGGTATCATGGGTGCGACTGCCCTATCTATGGCCCCACCTCTTCCTCACCCTTCGGCCTTCGAGGCTTCTTCGACCCTTCCCCTCATGTTTCAATGGCTGCTGCCCGTCGGTCGTTGGCCATCCCACAACCAAGGCATGCGGCTTGCCAAGCCCGCCCCGCTTGTCCGTGCCGCCTGCTGACCCTTGCACATGGCCATGGAGGTGCGCCTTTCGTGCTCTACCCCTACGTGTGGCCATGCAAGAGTGAGATGaactaggtgagagaggggagAAGAAAAGTAATCTGCCTATGGGTCATCACAATGTCATGATGGATATAAGGGATGGTTTTTGAGTAATCGGTTATAGCTCTGCACTCCATCTCCTTAAATTGCTTTTACGAGATCTTCTACAACTGATTATAAGGGAGAGGAGAAACCATCAGCCTGCACTCCATCTCCTTAAGTTGCTCTGGCCTGATTATAAGGGAGAGGAGATAGGACATTTGATGAAGTTGCTCTGGCCTGAACCATTACTACCCCGTAAGAATATGAAGCTCCTAATTAACAAGTCCAGCAAGGAACTCCAATTCGTGGTAGAAAAAAAATGACCAAGCTTGGTACCCATAAACCAGGAGCTGGATAACAGGATAAGTAGATTGTTTCTTAGAAATTTACCAAAGCTGACACTCGGGTAATGCCTCACAGCTCACTCTAGAATTGAAGCATGGAATGTATTCAGCTTAAAACGAAGTCCATGAAGGAAACTACTCGAATTTGAACGTGCTACACTTTACAAACCAGTAGAGGCCCAAGAAATTCTGTATGTTGACTTCCAGTTGTCTCCTGAATCTTCTAAGATCTAAAAGCGTGTGAAAACAACGTAGAGTACTAGTACCAAGAAGTAATGAAACCTGTGCCGTTCGTATCCCCGTCTATCCTTCCGTGCCACAAACATAAATTGCACTCAATGCAGAACGAGGAACCAACCCAGCAAATGGTTTGAGTTCACTTTTGGATCCAGATCCAAAAGGTGTAGGTACCAAGTGCAACTCCTCGTGACAAATAGCAGCCAGAAGCAGTGAAATACAGATTTTGGGGAATGCAAATATATCACGCCTAGTGTtaaaaaaagagttaaatgcaccagcggCCCTCAAACTTATAAGCGTGTGTCacataggtccatgaactttGAAAATGTATTTTTGGGTCCGTAAATTTGTTAGGTGTTGCACCGCAGGATCATGCTTGCCATGTGAATATTTCTGGCTGACATGGCATTGCTAGCATGGCACGTATTTTCCATTTAACCCCTTATATTTATTTTTCTCTTGAAAAATAAATCCTCACGGTGCTGTCGGAGCGCAACCTCACGGTGCCGCTCGACATGGTGGACGCGTCGTCGTCCGGTGTGCTTGCCCCGACCCTGTTCTCGTTGGCACATAGCATGATCTCCTCGCTGCTGGAGTCTGTGGCCGTGTCTTTACTGGCGCGCGTGCTAGCGGCGGTCTTCTCCCTCAGCAGCTGCACCTTGATGTGTCGAGGTAGTCAGAGGCCGGCCGGGCGTCGGCCTGGCCCTGCTGCTAGCGAGGAACTGCTTCAGGTACCGAAGGACGCGGCAAATGGAGGCGAAGTGGCGAACGACGGGTGTTGCGCTGGGTCGGCGTGCCAGCACCGCTTCGTCATGGCGACCAGGTACTTGGGCGTCGAGAACAGGAACAAAGCGGCCACTCGCCAGCGTGGACGTTCTTGCTCGTCTTTCTTGTCTCCCTTCAAGTGGTTGTCCTCGAATGGGACCTTGCCCCCATCAGCAGCTCGAAGCAGATCATCACGAAGCTGTACACGTCCACCTTCTCCATGTGCATGTCACGGCTCTCCTTGAGAACACGCGTACCAGATGCAGTTGCCGTCGTCGCCACCGGCTGCATTGCCATTAGCAGATGCCTTTGCGTCGTTTGTGATGATGCATGCCCGGCCGCTCAAACCCGGCGACCTTGACGTGCACGTACCCATCGGAGTACCGCAGCTTCACGAGCACGTTGGACGGGTTGAGCTCGCCGCAGGGAGCTCATCTCCTCAACGTAGCTCTCCTCATCGTGGAAGCAATCAAGCAGTACGCATTGTGCGCCACTGACGAGAGCATCAAGACCTCGTCCTCGGCGTCCCCGTTGAAATGCTTCACTGTGAAGCTCTCCTCCATCCAATGCTCCTCCTTCACGTGGCTGCCGAGGCGCCTCCGCAATCCGCATGTTGTAGTCACCGGTTAACAGGATAGATACCAGGTGCAGCTTTCCCCGCGGCGGGGTCAGGACGTCGGCGAGCCGCGCTCTCCCTCGCCCTTCGTCAGTGGCTTTGGCACCGCCCAACAACTTCATCTCATCGAGCAGGTGACAGCAACCACCTGTCCTCTTTCCACACTGTGTCCGTCCGCGTAGTGAGTTCCTGGGACACTAAATATAGCTTGTCGTAGGCGTGCTGGAACAGGAGCCTAGGCTCGAGCATGCTCCTATTGTACTTGTTGGCAAGCATTAACAGCCTCTCCCACGCGATCTCATCGGCGTCGGAACCGGCGATTTCCACGCGATCTCGTCGGCGTCGAAACCGGCGACCTCCACGGCGGCCTTGATCGCGATGGTGACGCACGAGAGGATGCCATGGAGGTGCTGCTCCACGCACTCGGTGCCGTGCGCCACCACGGCGCGCGCCCACTAGCTGCCCCAGCCGCACGGGTCTAGGGACTAGGGAGGATTTATTTTTTAAGAGAAAAATAAATATAAGAGGTTAAGTGAAAAAATCATGCCACGTTAGCATGCCATGTCGGCAAAAAAACAGGTCTACGTGGCTGATATGGACCTACGATGCACCACCTAACTAAGTTTAGGGATCCAGAAATGTATTTTTaaagttcatggacctatgtGGCACACGCTTACAAGTTCGAGGACCGCTTTTGCATTTAActcttaaaaaaatatatatcacGCCTGCTgtcctttctaaaaaaatatattaCGCCTACCAAAAACAGAGATTGTAACACAACAGCTTAAGCACTCGGCTAAAAACTATCCCAAAAAGGTCTACGTCTTACATAGAAAAGGTCTACGGAGTAGTAACAGTTTAGGGCCTATGGATGTCGTACTATGGCTTACATAGAAGAAAAAGGTCTGGAATGGAGTTTCTAAAAAAACAGAAAGACTATAGTTTTAGCAAAAGCATGGTTTTCAAAACTACAAGGTTTGTGACGTCCAAACACCTTGGCATTCCAAAACCAAAACATTTCAAAAATCATGGTACTTTTCCAACTGCTCCGAAAATACTCTGCATCCAAATAGGACCTTTAAGCATTCATCTCTTTTTCTATTGTATAATCCTGAGAATACTTTCATGAAACTATATTGCTAGGTGATTTACCAATGTTGCATCTTACTCTTCATCAAATCTTCTTGTGTAACCTGTGTTAGTTTTTGTGAATAGATGCAACAACAAAATTGTTTCACAGCCATATTCTATCACTAAGTTAATTTTCCCTCACCAAGCTAACCATGAAAATTGCTGTCCAAAGAAAAAGCTCAGGCAGTAATTTGATATTTTGTTTGGCTGACCATCATAGCATTTAAAGTGAATGGTCTGTTCAAACTCTGGGCTATCACCGTGGAACAAAATCACGCTGATACCTCATTGATATGTTGGTTGAGGCTCTTCCCAGGGGGTATAAAGATTAAATCATCCCAGCCAGAATTTCTCTCATTTATCTGCAGAATCAAATAGCAGAATGGTAAGAACTGTTGAACTAGCACAACTGTACAGGCAATCCATTGTGCCATTTTATCTCCATCATACCTCCATTTTCTTCAGGACATCCTCCAAACTCCCAACCTGGAAGAAAAACACAGAAGAGTTAAAGTAGCTGTCATGAGAGATTTACGCGAGCTATAACTGAACATAACTACATACCATAATTTGCTTAGACAAGGCTGACCCTCTTGAACCTTTGGAAGCCCTTGTAAGTTCTCTTTCTATGTCTTCCTGAACCACGAGGTAAGTGTTAAAAACCTAATCAAGGTCTAAGGAACACAACATGATATAAAATGCAGCCTGGCGAACCTTTTGAAAATATATTGGACAGTAgcgcttcttctgcttcttcacAACCAGAAGATCTGACTGCACATGCAATTGGAACATTTTCATTGCAGCAATTAATGGTTCATAGTAGCAGTGAGGATCATGAACCCCCAAAACAGAAGTCTAGTGGCACAAATATCAGAATAGTATAAAACTAAAAGGAACTGCACAACAATCTCAAAAGTAAAGTGTGGAGTGGAGCATCTCCCGGAAAAAGATAGACACCATTCTGATGAAGCTCAAGCGACAATGTATGAAACTCTAAACATCCGGGCAGTTATTTTATCTACACTAATGCAACAATTGCTGTTTGGTTGATTGTGTTTTGTATGCATTTTCACTTTCTATAGGTAGTTTTTTTGCTGTGTGGTCACTCTTTCATGCCAGAAACCACATACAATTTATCTTAATGAAGAAAAAGGGTTATGCTGTCCCTTTGCATAAAAGCTCCAGATGagaataaatataataaactcggaaaggaaaaaaagaaaggaatTTGATTGGAGACAGCACAGCATGACTAGTTGACTAAGAACAGAATGGGCGTACAATTAATAATTCTCAATAAATAGGGATGGGCAAGTAAATCATAGAAACAACTAAACAGCTTCAAATTTTTTCACACCTTTTCTTCTCTACCAATATCCATTAGATTTAGCAATAGCTAAATGCACTAGCAATTATTAGAGCCAAGGCATCAATCAACAATTTGCTAGTGGTCTTTAATTTTCCCAAGAGAGGAATTACTGTTATTTGCTTAATCAAGAAAATGTTTACTAATTGCTAGGATGT includes these proteins:
- the LOC136528896 gene encoding putative fucosyltransferase 10 — its product is MDSAKATKGERDLPETEKRRPTGLGTVTAVFLLSLPLLILFFLFGDRAVASIAGDSLVWQRTGVQSSGNASSSPVNAHHDLLLGGLLSPDFDAATCLSRYEASKRWKTPPPFPVSPYLVQKLRQYESNHRRCGPGTANYREAMAQLTSGRNGDRAECRYVVWIPIQGLGNRMLSVVSTFLYALLTGRVLLVHEPPEMEGLFCEPFPGTSWILPPDFPYKDGFWVGSNDSYLRMLENNVVRYDGGGGGDASALPPYVYFHLEQTQLRLQNHTFCEEDHRVLDRFNWMVLRSDSYFAVALFLMPMYRAELDLMFPAKASVFHHLGRYLLHPGNRAWGIVERFYDGYLAGADERLGIQVRLAPFLPLTFEIMYEQIIRCTREHDLLPQVTDTSEPGARPSKATAAKVKAVLVVSLKPEYYDKLHSVYYTNATATGEVVTVYQPSHDQDQHSEARAHNERALAEIFLLSYSDRLVTTGFSTFGYVAHSLAGQRPWLLMLPDRTTKRAAVACVRPASVEPCLHSPPSLVCRAAQDLDPVAHLPFMRHCEDVDAGGGLKLFD